GTGCCTGGCCGTGCTGGAGCGCGTCCAGCGGCGGCGCCGGTAGCACTGCCGCCGGCGCCGCCGTCAGCGACCCGTCAGGCCGGGTTCTGACCCGGTGTCTCCTCCTCCTGGGTCCCGCCGGGGGCCTCCTCCTGGGTCCCGCCGGGGACCTCCTCCTGCTGCTGGGTTCCGGCCGGGTTCTCGCTCGGCTCGCCGGCCGGGGCGGAGTCGACCTTCTCGTCGGCCCACAGCACCCACGTGTCGTTCTCGGCCATCGACGGGGCGCAGAAGCCGTCGGCGATCTGCTTGGCCTCGAACAGCTCCTTGGCCGCGGCCTCGCACTCCTCCTGGCTCTCGAACGGCCCCATGACGTCGACCGCGTGCGCGGGCGCCGCGGCGATGAACGCGCCTCCGGCGGCGGCCAGGGTCGCTACCGCGCCGATCGCCAGCTGTTTGATCCGCATGTTCGTCCTTTCCGCTGGACCATCCCAACGACGCGACCGTAGGCATGTGGCACCAATCGGACCAATGACCTGGCCGAACCGGGAGAGTTCGGGAGCAGTGCAGCTCATCGGGCATCCCGGACGCCCGTGCGCGGACGGGACGGATGTCCTTTCCGAGACGGGTGGGAGAAGCGGGGATAATGGGCCCCATGCGTTTGAGGATCTTCACCGAACCGCAGCAGGGCGCGAGCTACGACACCCTCCTCACGGTGGCAAGAGCCACCGAGGACCTCGGCTTCGACGCCTTCTTCCGCTCCGACCACTACCTGACGATGGGCGGCGACGGGCTCCCCGGCCCCACCGACGCCTGGATCACCCTCGCCGGGCTCGCCAGGGAGACCGGCCGGGTCCGGCTGGGCACGCTCATGACCGCGGCGACGTTCCGGCACCCGGGGCCGCTGGCGATCGGCGCCGCCCAGGTCGACCAGATGAGCGGGGGCCGGGTGGAGTTCGGCTTCGGCGCCGGCTGGTACGAGGACGAGCACTCCGCCTACGGCATCCCGTTCCCGGCCACGGCCCGCGAGCGCTTCGAGCGCTACGAGGAGCAGCTCGACGTCATCACGGGCCTGTGGGACACCCCGGCCGGAGAGACGTTCTCCTACACCGGGCGGCACTACCAGCTCTCCGACAGCCCGGCCCTGCCCAAGCCGGCGCAGGCGCCGCGTCCTCCGGTGCTCATCGGGGGCACCGGGCCCAAGCGGACGCCGCGCCTGGCGGCCCGGCACGCAGACGAGTACAACGTGCCGTTCAATTCGGTCGAGGACACCTCGGCGGCGTTCGAGCGCACGCGCGCCGCGGTCAAGGACTCCGGGCGGCAGGCGCCCATGGTCTACTCGGCGGCGCAGGTCCTGTGCTGCGGCCGCGACGACGCCGAGGTGGCCCGCCGCGCCGCAGCGATCGGCCGCGAGGTCGATGAGCTCAAGGCCAACGGCCTGGCCGGCAGCCCCGACGAGGTCGCCGACAAGATCGGCCGCTTCGCCGAGATCGGCGCGGAGCGGATGTACCTGCAGGTCCTGGACCTGTCCGACCTGGAGCACCTGGAGCTGGTCGCGTCCCGGGTGGCGCCGCAACTCGGCTAGTACGCGCACCGCGGCGGGGCCCGTCGCCGTCCGGTGCCTCCGGCCGCTCCCGTCCCGGCCGGAGGCACCGGACGGCCGCCCGCGGAATCCGGTGGAACCCTTCTCACCGCCCCTCATTACCCGCCAGTAGCTTGATATCGAGATATATGTTCGGTAGCTTGATGTCGAGATAAAGCGAGAACGAATCACTGAGCATGTGAGGTTGATCGCGCCCCGGTGGGGCAGTTGCCATGATGGTGCCGAGGCCGCCTGATCCGGCGATGGCGGGGCCGATCCGGGATCAGGGGCATCGTGGCCGGTGAACCGCTGCGTCCGGCGTGCGGCGAGTCGGAGGCGACCACGGCTATCGGGGACCGCTCTCGCAGAGCTCGTAAGGGCAGCCTCAGTGATTTCCCGGCGCGGCCCTAAGGCAGGATGCTGGGACAAAGTGGCGAGATCAGGAGGCAATCACCGTGTCCGCGAACAGCTTCGGCAGCCGTGACACGCTCCGCGTTGGCGACGAGTCGTATGAGATCTTCCGCTTGGACGCCGTCGAGGGCTCCAAGCGTCTTCCCTACAGCCTGAAGGTGCTGCTGGAGAACCTCCTGCGCACCGAGGACGGCGCGAACGTCACCGCCGAGCACATCCGGGCCCTGGGCGACTGGGACGCGACCGCCCAGCCCAGCCAGGAGATCCAGTTCACCCCCGCGCGGGTGATCATGCAGGACTTCACCGGCGTCCCGTGCGTGGTGGACCTCGCGACCATGCGCGAGGCCGTCAACGACCTGGGCGGCGACCCGGCCAAGATCAACCCGCTGGCTCCGGCCGAGCTGGTGATCGACCACTCCGTCATCGTCGACATCTTCGGCCGGCCCGACGCCTTCGAGCGCAACGTCGAGATCGAGTACGAGCGCAACCGCGAGCGCTACCAGTTCCTGCGCTGGGGCCAGACCGCGTTCGACGAGTTCAAGGTCGTCCCGCCCGGCACCGGCATCGTGCACCAGGCCAACATCGAGCACCTGGCGCGCGTCACCATGACCCGCAACGGCCAGGCCTACCCCGACACCTGCGTGGGCACCGACTCCCACACCACCATGCAGAACGGCCTGGGCATCCTGGGCTGGGGCGTCGGCGGCATCGAGGCCGAGGCGGCCATGCTGGGCCAGCCGATCTCCATGCTCATCCCGCGCGTCGTCGGCTTCAAGCTGACCGGTGAGCTCAAGCCCGGAACCACGGCCACCGACCTGGTGCTGACCATCACCGAGATGCTGCGCGAGCACGGCGTCGTCGGCAAGTTCGTCGAGTTCTACGGCGACGGCGTCGGGTCGGTGCCGCTGGCCAACCGCGCCACCATCGGCAACATGAGCCCGGAGTTCGGCTCCACCGCCGCGATCTTCCCGATCGACGACGAGACCATCCGCTACATGCGCCTGACCGGCCGCAGCGAGGACCAGACCCGTCTGGTCGAGGCCTACGCCAAGGAGCAGGGCCTCTGGCACGACCCGTCGGTCGAGCCGGTCTACTCCGAGTACATGGAGCTCGACCTCGCCGACGTGGTGCCCTCCATCGCCGGCCCCAAGCGCCCGCAGGACCGCATCGCCCTGGCCGAGGCCAAGCCGACCTGG
This sequence is a window from Spinactinospora alkalitolerans. Protein-coding genes within it:
- a CDS encoding LLM class F420-dependent oxidoreductase gives rise to the protein MRLRIFTEPQQGASYDTLLTVARATEDLGFDAFFRSDHYLTMGGDGLPGPTDAWITLAGLARETGRVRLGTLMTAATFRHPGPLAIGAAQVDQMSGGRVEFGFGAGWYEDEHSAYGIPFPATARERFERYEEQLDVITGLWDTPAGETFSYTGRHYQLSDSPALPKPAQAPRPPVLIGGTGPKRTPRLAARHADEYNVPFNSVEDTSAAFERTRAAVKDSGRQAPMVYSAAQVLCCGRDDAEVARRAAAIGREVDELKANGLAGSPDEVADKIGRFAEIGAERMYLQVLDLSDLEHLELVASRVAPQLG